From the genome of Candidatus Microthrix subdominans, one region includes:
- a CDS encoding potassium transporter Kup: MPAASKLSVTKTAAQQPHLAQGAVTLGALGVVFGDIGTSPLYALRETFEGAGHTPPPITEANILGVLSLVLWAVLLIVSLKYLTFVLKADNHGEGGILALTALLRPKGSAVNVGQRAALLIVIGLFGAALLYGDGIITPAISVLSAVEGTSVVTESMAPLVVPLAIIILVGLFSVQRRGTAAVGRIFGPVMLLWFIVIGALGLSHIVEELSVLKAINPWYGLNFLINNGTRGFIALGSVFLVVTGAEALYADMGHFGASPIRKAWYRIVLPGLVLCYFGQGAMLLVHPDRIDNPFYRMAPRWALWPLVILATMATVIASQALISGAFSLTRQAVQLGYLPRVRITHTSDEAEGQIYIGVVNWALLVACVALVLIFRSSANLAAAYGIAVTSTMFITTILFYRVARDRFGWSKWPTVALTALFLTIDLAFLGANIPKIPKGGWIPITIGAVLLLVLTTWHTGRALTAARLADQALPITDFAAKLGEKAPQRGPGVGLYLGSNPDVVPQSLSSHLRHARVLPEHVCVLAVEVHSRPHVPEEERLTADRLANGLWQLKINLGFTDDVDVPAELARGGTELTGLDFTNASYVLGRETLRVTDRPGMAQWREHLFVVMLRNATTADAFFKLPPEQTIELGVQVEI, encoded by the coding sequence GTGCCCGCTGCTTCGAAGTTGTCCGTGACCAAAACCGCTGCACAACAACCACACCTGGCACAAGGGGCGGTGACGCTCGGCGCGCTCGGCGTCGTCTTCGGCGACATCGGCACCAGCCCGCTGTACGCCCTCCGGGAAACCTTCGAAGGTGCCGGGCACACGCCGCCCCCGATCACCGAGGCCAACATCCTCGGCGTCCTCTCGCTCGTGCTGTGGGCCGTGCTGCTGATCGTGTCGTTGAAGTACCTGACGTTCGTCCTGAAGGCGGACAACCATGGCGAAGGGGGCATCCTCGCTCTCACAGCGCTGCTCCGACCGAAGGGGTCTGCGGTCAACGTGGGCCAACGGGCAGCACTGCTGATCGTGATCGGGCTGTTCGGCGCAGCGCTGTTGTACGGGGACGGCATCATCACCCCCGCCATCTCGGTGCTGTCGGCCGTCGAGGGCACCAGCGTGGTCACCGAGTCGATGGCGCCGCTGGTCGTCCCGCTGGCGATCATCATCCTCGTCGGGCTCTTCAGCGTCCAGCGCCGGGGCACCGCTGCGGTCGGGCGGATCTTCGGCCCGGTGATGCTGCTGTGGTTCATCGTGATCGGCGCGCTCGGCCTGTCCCACATCGTCGAGGAGCTGAGCGTGCTCAAGGCGATCAACCCCTGGTACGGGCTCAACTTCCTCATCAACAACGGAACCCGGGGCTTCATCGCCCTCGGGTCGGTGTTCCTCGTCGTCACCGGTGCCGAGGCGCTCTATGCCGACATGGGTCACTTCGGCGCCTCGCCGATCCGCAAAGCCTGGTACCGCATCGTGCTGCCCGGGCTGGTCCTCTGTTACTTCGGGCAGGGCGCCATGCTGCTGGTCCACCCCGACCGCATCGACAACCCCTTCTACCGGATGGCTCCCCGCTGGGCCCTGTGGCCCCTGGTCATCCTGGCCACGATGGCGACGGTCATCGCCAGCCAGGCATTGATCTCCGGCGCCTTCAGCCTCACCCGCCAGGCGGTGCAGCTGGGCTACCTGCCGCGAGTCCGCATCACCCACACCTCGGACGAGGCGGAAGGCCAGATCTACATCGGCGTCGTCAACTGGGCGTTGCTGGTCGCCTGCGTCGCCCTGGTGCTCATCTTCCGCAGCTCCGCCAACCTGGCCGCCGCCTACGGCATCGCGGTGACGTCGACGATGTTCATCACGACGATCCTCTTCTACCGGGTGGCGCGCGACCGCTTCGGCTGGTCCAAGTGGCCAACGGTGGCGCTCACCGCCCTCTTCTTGACGATCGACCTGGCATTCCTCGGGGCCAACATCCCGAAGATCCCCAAGGGCGGCTGGATCCCGATCACGATCGGCGCCGTGCTGCTGTTGGTCCTCACCACCTGGCACACCGGGCGGGCGCTCACCGCCGCACGGCTGGCCGATCAGGCGCTGCCGATCACCGACTTCGCCGCCAAGCTTGGCGAGAAGGCGCCGCAGCGGGGCCCGGGCGTCGGGCTGTATCTGGGCTCCAACCCCGACGTCGTGCCCCAGTCGTTGTCGTCACACCTCCGCCACGCACGGGTGCTCCCCGAGCACGTCTGTGTCCTGGCGGTCGAGGTACACAGTCGGCCCCACGTGCCCGAGGAGGAGCGGCTCACCGCTGATCGGCTGGCCAACGGTCTCTGGCAGCTGAAGATCAACCTGGGCTTCACCGACGATGTCGACGTGCCCGCCGAGCTGGCCCGAGGGGGCACCGAGCTCACCGGACTCGACTTCACCAACGCCAGCTACGTGCTCGGCCGGGAGACGCTGCGGGTGACCGATCGGCCCGGCATGGCCCAGTGGCGTGAGCACCTGTTCGTCGTCATGCTGCGCAACGCCACGACCGCCGATGCCTTCTTCAAGCTGCCGCCGGAGCAGACGATCGAG
- a CDS encoding glycosyltransferase: MTDGAHPPTGPAPLVSVLLPVHNGGAFLAEALDSVLSQTLGDLEVIAVENGSTDGSLSVLRDRATHDDRLRVIDAGPVGLVAALNLAIGTARGRYLARMDADDIADPRRFDHQVHYLRTHRDIAVIGTAHDYIDSSGVTVGSRRFATGPDLVAASFYFGNPIAHPTVMIDRRRTGELTYPSEWPDAEDLALWLAISRSGAKVDNLGELLMHYRVHQDSVTAQPDAAVGSSDIDAVVAASRWPPRPCRWAVTRTFNVKGRRISIGSFLLGVIALNALNLVHREVKVWALLSRSTLAIAAGLPRPSRR; encoded by the coding sequence ATGACCGACGGCGCGCACCCTCCGACCGGGCCTGCTCCGCTGGTCAGCGTGTTGTTGCCGGTGCACAACGGTGGCGCCTTCCTCGCCGAGGCGCTCGACAGCGTGCTGAGCCAGACCCTGGGCGACCTGGAGGTGATCGCCGTCGAAAACGGGTCGACCGACGGCTCGCTGAGCGTGTTGCGCGACCGGGCCACCCACGACGACCGCCTTCGGGTCATCGATGCGGGACCGGTCGGGCTGGTCGCCGCCCTCAACCTGGCCATCGGGACCGCCCGCGGCCGGTACCTGGCCCGCATGGACGCCGACGACATCGCCGATCCCCGGCGCTTCGATCACCAGGTCCACTATCTGAGGACCCACCGGGACATCGCCGTGATCGGCACCGCCCACGACTACATCGACTCCTCAGGGGTCACCGTCGGGTCGCGCCGCTTCGCCACCGGCCCCGATCTGGTGGCGGCGTCATTCTACTTCGGCAACCCGATCGCCCACCCCACCGTGATGATCGATCGGCGCCGCACCGGGGAGCTCACCTATCCGTCGGAGTGGCCCGATGCCGAGGACCTGGCCCTGTGGCTGGCGATCAGCCGATCGGGGGCCAAGGTGGACAACCTGGGCGAGCTGCTGATGCACTACCGGGTCCACCAGGACAGCGTGACCGCCCAGCCCGACGCCGCCGTCGGCAGCAGCGACATCGACGCCGTCGTCGCTGCATCCCGGTGGCCCCCCCGGCCATGCCGGTGGGCCGTCACGCGCACCTTCAACGTCAAGGGCCGACGCATCTCGATCGGTTCGTTTCTGCTCGGTGTGATCGCGCTCAACGCGCTCAACCTCGTGCACCGCGAGGTGAAGGTGTGGGCGCTGCTCAGCCGATCGACCTTGGCGATCGCCGCTGGGCTGCCCCGACCGAGTCGCCGCTGA
- a CDS encoding CDP-glycerol glycerophosphotransferase family protein, with translation MSVRNALAPAGRVLTGLVQRVVRSLVALLPRDPNRWVFGSRGDAYVDNPRYLFEYLVDRGVAPQSEGPDRPVRATWISGSPTTVDRIVADGRPARLRRSLRGSWEVLRAGVAVYAFDVSDINLALTGGAVGVNLYHGVPLKQIEDLVTVGSASRVYHPRTPIDRLRAATVYLARTVPNDVVLATSEEVADTMRRAFGARARSVVIGRPPRLGPATVAAQRRRTAAGDGPAVLLYAPTWREGGFQLNEALPHLEQLEAALAASDTQLLIKGHLYDRLALPRRSASISLVANDEELGAILGDVDGVITDYSSVMFDAALIGLPVIFYPFDLDRYRRLSSGTFMFDYDDLVSERVARSFDQLTEIVATGAWRTMVFPASIRDRVWGSEPAVHNGPTDEAPAADPANRELVRQITELASDRHGRHRRGGRPGGDPASASGRR, from the coding sequence ATGAGCGTGCGCAACGCACTTGCCCCGGCCGGGCGGGTCCTCACCGGGTTGGTCCAGCGGGTCGTGCGCTCGCTCGTCGCCCTCCTGCCGCGCGACCCGAACCGCTGGGTGTTCGGCAGCCGGGGCGACGCCTACGTCGACAACCCCCGGTATCTGTTCGAGTACCTGGTCGACCGGGGCGTGGCACCCCAGTCGGAGGGCCCCGACAGGCCGGTGCGGGCCACCTGGATCTCCGGGTCGCCGACGACGGTCGACCGGATCGTGGCCGACGGCCGGCCCGCCCGGTTGAGGCGCAGCCTGCGCGGATCCTGGGAGGTTCTGCGGGCCGGGGTGGCCGTGTACGCCTTCGACGTCTCCGACATCAACCTGGCGCTCACCGGCGGTGCGGTCGGCGTCAACCTGTACCACGGGGTGCCGCTCAAGCAGATCGAGGACTTGGTCACGGTGGGCTCGGCGTCGCGCGTCTACCACCCACGGACGCCCATCGACCGGCTTCGAGCCGCCACGGTGTACCTGGCACGAACCGTGCCCAACGACGTGGTGCTCGCCACCTCGGAGGAGGTGGCCGACACGATGAGGCGGGCCTTCGGCGCCCGGGCCCGCAGCGTCGTCATCGGCCGCCCACCCCGGCTCGGGCCGGCGACCGTTGCTGCGCAGCGCCGGCGAACCGCCGCGGGGGACGGGCCCGCCGTGCTGTTGTACGCCCCGACCTGGCGTGAGGGGGGCTTCCAGCTCAACGAGGCACTGCCCCACCTCGAACAGCTGGAGGCCGCTCTGGCTGCGAGCGACACCCAACTGCTGATCAAGGGCCACCTCTACGACCGGCTGGCGCTGCCCCGGCGCAGCGCCAGCATCTCGCTGGTGGCCAACGATGAGGAGCTGGGGGCCATCCTCGGCGACGTGGACGGCGTGATCACCGACTATTCCTCGGTGATGTTCGACGCCGCCCTGATCGGTCTTCCGGTCATCTTTTACCCCTTCGACCTCGACCGCTATCGCCGCTTGTCCAGCGGGACGTTCATGTTTGACTACGACGACCTGGTCAGCGAACGCGTCGCCCGGAGCTTCGACCAGCTGACCGAGATCGTCGCCACCGGAGCCTGGCGAACGATGGTGTTTCCGGCATCGATTCGGGACCGGGTGTGGGGGTCGGAACCGGCCGTCCACAACGGCCCAACCGATGAAGCCCCCGCCGCTGACCCGGCAAACCGCGAGTTGGTGCGCCAGATCACCGAGCTTGCCAGCGACCGCCACGGCAGACACCGACGCGGCGGACGGCCGGGCGGGGACCCGGCTTCGGCCTCGGGGCGACGATGA
- a CDS encoding alpha/beta hydrolase → MPERRATIAPSTDADGVQRLDLADGRRLAYELVGPTARNENDSGEGAVSSDPAAPVVLVVHGTPDSRLATPPDPAVPGVCQVLIDRPGFGDSDVDPGATPASVADDLAELCGHLDVERVGVMAWSAGALFGLTLAARHSALVSRLVLAAPLAPAESWPVAAPDRFGFDEADVADIAPLLVPPDVDLDLAITIALGDEAPHRTEVEAVPGAAQRLGESVLASVRSGTVGLERDLAAQLATPDLPAVVAPCHLVLGDADAVCPPAMGAWLAEGLVSAEVTVETLPGAGHAFPLVRWAELITAAAGL, encoded by the coding sequence ATGCCCGAACGCCGAGCGACGATCGCGCCCAGCACCGATGCCGACGGGGTGCAGCGCCTCGACCTGGCCGACGGTCGGAGGCTCGCCTACGAGCTGGTCGGGCCCACGGCCCGGAACGAAAACGACTCCGGTGAAGGCGCCGTTTCCAGTGACCCGGCGGCCCCGGTGGTGCTCGTCGTGCACGGCACGCCCGACAGCCGACTGGCGACGCCCCCCGACCCTGCGGTGCCCGGCGTGTGCCAGGTGCTCATCGACCGGCCGGGCTTCGGGGACAGCGACGTCGACCCGGGGGCCACCCCGGCGTCGGTCGCCGATGACCTCGCTGAGCTGTGCGGGCACCTCGACGTGGAACGGGTCGGGGTGATGGCCTGGTCGGCGGGGGCGCTGTTCGGGCTGACGCTGGCCGCTCGCCATTCGGCGCTCGTGTCCCGGTTGGTGTTGGCCGCTCCGCTCGCTCCGGCCGAGTCCTGGCCGGTGGCCGCCCCGGATCGTTTCGGCTTCGACGAGGCTGACGTCGCCGACATTGCGCCCTTGCTCGTCCCGCCCGATGTCGACCTCGACCTGGCGATCACCATCGCGTTGGGCGACGAAGCACCGCACCGCACCGAGGTGGAGGCGGTGCCGGGCGCGGCGCAGCGGTTGGGTGAATCGGTGCTGGCATCGGTCCGCTCGGGAACGGTGGGCCTGGAGCGCGACCTGGCCGCCCAGCTGGCGACCCCCGACCTGCCAGCGGTGGTGGCACCCTGCCACCTGGTGCTCGGCGACGCCGACGCCGTCTGCCCCCCGGCGATGGGCGCCTGGCTGGCGGAGGGCCTCGTCTCCGCCGAGGTCACCGTCGAGACATTGCCCGGCGCCGGCCACGCGTTCCCGCTGGTGCGCTGGGCCGAGCTGATCACGGCGGCCGCCGGCCTCTGA
- a CDS encoding L-lactate dehydrogenase, producing MMMLNAFGRDRSLGLAVASVRDYREAARRRLPRQMFDYIDGGAYEEATLAANTADLEAISLRQRVMRDVSNRSMGTTVLGERLELPVILAPVGLAGMFAARAEVQAARAAERAGVSFVESTVSICSVEEVAQATERPPWFQLYVMRDRSYAEALMARAQAVGCRVLVLTADLAVVGARYRDTRNGLGGDISALGKAVRGIDRVRHLRWVRDVGLGGRPHTFGNLTDAVPGATSPDDFRTWVDAQFDPSVTWGDLAWVRAHWDGPIVLKGILDPEDARAAADAGVEAVVVSNHGGRQLDAVPSTAAALPAVVEAVGDRVEVLVDGGVRSGLDVLKMMSLGARACLVGRPWAWAVAVDGEAGVTHLLQILRDELAVAMGLTGTDDVAKLGADHLL from the coding sequence ATGATGATGCTCAACGCGTTCGGCCGGGATCGCTCGCTGGGGCTGGCGGTGGCCTCGGTGCGCGACTATCGGGAGGCGGCCCGACGTCGGCTGCCCCGCCAGATGTTCGACTACATCGACGGTGGCGCCTACGAGGAGGCGACCCTGGCGGCCAACACCGCCGATCTGGAGGCGATCTCGCTGCGACAGCGGGTGATGCGCGACGTCTCGAATCGGTCGATGGGCACGACCGTGCTGGGCGAGCGCCTCGAGTTGCCGGTGATCCTGGCGCCGGTTGGGCTGGCCGGCATGTTTGCCGCCCGCGCCGAGGTGCAGGCGGCCAGGGCGGCCGAACGAGCCGGGGTGAGCTTTGTCGAGTCGACCGTCTCGATCTGTTCGGTCGAGGAGGTGGCCCAGGCGACCGAACGGCCCCCGTGGTTCCAGCTCTACGTCATGCGCGACCGCTCGTACGCCGAGGCGCTGATGGCACGGGCCCAGGCGGTCGGGTGTCGGGTGCTGGTGCTCACCGCCGACCTGGCGGTGGTCGGCGCCCGTTACCGCGATACCCGCAACGGCCTGGGTGGCGATATCTCGGCCCTGGGCAAGGCGGTGCGGGGCATCGACCGCGTGCGTCACCTGCGCTGGGTGCGCGACGTCGGCCTCGGCGGCCGACCGCACACGTTCGGCAACCTCACCGACGCGGTGCCGGGCGCCACCTCACCCGACGACTTTCGGACCTGGGTGGACGCCCAGTTCGACCCGTCGGTCACCTGGGGCGACCTGGCCTGGGTGCGCGCCCACTGGGACGGGCCGATCGTGCTCAAGGGCATCCTCGACCCCGAGGACGCCCGGGCGGCCGCCGACGCCGGGGTGGAGGCGGTGGTCGTGTCCAACCACGGCGGCCGCCAGCTCGACGCCGTGCCCTCGACGGCGGCCGCATTGCCGGCGGTGGTCGAGGCGGTCGGCGATCGGGTGGAGGTCCTGGTCGACGGCGGGGTCCGCAGCGGCCTCGACGTGCTGAAGATGATGTCGCTGGGCGCCAGGGCCTGCCTGGTCGGCCGCCCGTGGGCGTGGGCGGTCGCCGTCGACGGCGAGGCCGGCGTGACCCACCTGCTCCAGATCCTGCGCGATGAGCTGGCGGTGGCGATGGGCCTCACCGGAACCGACGACGTGGCCAAGCTGGGGGCGGACCACCTGTTGTAG
- the cofH gene encoding 5-amino-6-(D-ribitylamino)uracil--L-tyrosine 4-hydroxyphenyl transferase CofH, which produces MVAGMALPPSALEAQALLDLPLSELTERAAARRDRAFGNRVTFSPKVFIPLTMLCADRCGYCTFAQPPARLDHPYLDLDTVLAIAAAGAEAGCHEALFTLGERPELRYPAARRWLDDHGYESTVHYVVEAAQAVLNETGLLPHANAGALFPEELQALRRVSPSQGMMIESLRDDLDAHRGSPDKVPARRLATLDWAGELAIPFTTGILVGIGETRADRVDALAAIAESHHRHRHVQEVIVQNFLPKGGTAMWRSEPCPDDAYLEAIALARLILPDDVAIQAPPNLSDDFGHLLAAGVSDWGGVSPITADHVNPERPWPDRDRLFEVTEAAGFTLAPRLTVHPAWATRPEHWLDPALRFAVLDRSDAEGLARDDPGSVFPERIKERAAAQVADGAEVELIGIDSTQWYSGVPIEPPVLVPERLDPPSAGTPNRGGAVAETLAAFEAGEALDEDRIVTLFGARGPEVAAVADAADRLRAAVAGPEVTYVVNRNINYTNVCTFKCKFCGFSKGPLSLNLRGTPYLLTLDDIAERAAEGWNLGATEVTLQGGIHPKFDGDYYLDVARAVKEAVPDMHVHGFTALEVTEGAKRLDEDLESYLRRLAEAGLASLPGTAAEILDDEVRAVLCPDKIDTEEWLEAHRVAHRVGLRSNVTIMFGSVEHPRHWARHLIRTRELQVETGGFTEFVPLPFVHMASPIYLQRQSRRGPTWREVVLMHAVGRLAYRGLIDNIQASWVKLGLGGARQLLQAGVNDLGGTLMDENISRAAGAEHGTMATEADFAAIAGSLDRSVRQRSTLYGTVDPRRAPAGV; this is translated from the coding sequence ATGGTCGCCGGCATGGCACTTCCCCCTTCGGCGCTCGAAGCCCAGGCGCTGCTCGACCTGCCGCTGTCCGAGCTGACCGAGCGGGCCGCCGCCCGGCGAGACCGTGCGTTTGGCAACCGGGTGACGTTCTCCCCCAAGGTGTTCATCCCGTTGACGATGTTGTGCGCGGATCGCTGTGGGTATTGCACCTTCGCCCAACCGCCGGCCCGGCTCGACCACCCCTACCTCGACCTGGACACCGTGCTCGCCATCGCCGCCGCCGGGGCCGAGGCCGGGTGTCACGAGGCCCTGTTCACGCTGGGCGAACGCCCCGAGCTGCGCTACCCGGCGGCGCGACGCTGGCTGGACGACCATGGCTACGAGTCGACCGTGCACTACGTCGTCGAGGCCGCCCAGGCCGTGCTGAACGAGACGGGCCTGCTGCCCCACGCCAACGCCGGGGCGCTGTTTCCCGAGGAGCTCCAGGCCCTGCGCCGGGTGTCGCCCTCGCAGGGCATGATGATCGAGAGCCTGCGCGACGACCTCGATGCCCATCGGGGCTCGCCCGACAAGGTGCCGGCCCGGCGTCTGGCCACCCTGGACTGGGCTGGCGAGCTGGCGATCCCCTTCACCACCGGCATCCTCGTCGGTATCGGCGAAACCCGCGCCGACCGGGTTGACGCACTCGCTGCCATCGCCGAATCGCATCACCGTCACCGCCACGTGCAGGAGGTGATCGTCCAGAACTTCCTGCCCAAGGGCGGCACCGCCATGTGGCGCTCGGAGCCGTGCCCCGACGACGCCTACCTGGAGGCGATCGCGCTCGCCCGGTTGATCCTGCCCGACGACGTGGCCATCCAGGCGCCTCCCAACCTGTCCGACGACTTCGGCCACCTGCTTGCGGCGGGCGTCTCCGACTGGGGCGGCGTCTCGCCGATCACCGCCGATCACGTCAACCCGGAGCGACCCTGGCCCGATCGTGATCGGCTGTTCGAGGTGACCGAGGCCGCCGGGTTTACCCTGGCGCCCCGCCTGACCGTGCACCCCGCCTGGGCCACCCGGCCCGAGCATTGGTTGGACCCGGCGCTGCGCTTCGCCGTGCTCGACCGCTCCGATGCCGAGGGCCTGGCCCGGGACGATCCGGGCTCGGTCTTTCCCGAGCGGATCAAGGAGCGGGCGGCCGCCCAGGTGGCCGACGGCGCCGAGGTGGAACTGATCGGCATCGACTCCACCCAGTGGTACTCGGGCGTCCCCATCGAGCCCCCGGTGCTCGTCCCGGAGCGGCTCGACCCGCCCTCGGCCGGCACGCCCAACCGAGGCGGCGCGGTCGCCGAGACGCTGGCGGCGTTCGAGGCCGGCGAGGCGCTGGACGAGGACCGGATCGTCACCCTGTTTGGCGCCCGAGGGCCCGAGGTGGCGGCGGTCGCCGACGCCGCCGACCGGCTGCGCGCCGCGGTGGCCGGCCCCGAGGTGACCTACGTGGTCAACCGCAACATCAACTACACCAACGTGTGCACGTTCAAGTGCAAGTTCTGTGGCTTCTCCAAGGGCCCACTGTCGCTCAACCTGAGGGGCACCCCCTACCTGCTCACCCTCGACGACATCGCCGAGCGGGCCGCAGAGGGCTGGAACCTCGGGGCCACCGAGGTGACGCTCCAGGGCGGCATCCACCCCAAGTTCGACGGCGACTACTACCTGGACGTGGCGCGGGCGGTCAAGGAGGCCGTGCCCGACATGCACGTCCACGGGTTCACCGCGCTCGAGGTGACCGAGGGGGCCAAGCGCCTCGACGAGGACCTCGAGAGCTACCTGCGACGCCTGGCCGAGGCCGGCCTGGCCTCGCTGCCCGGCACCGCCGCCGAGATTCTCGACGACGAGGTTCGGGCGGTGCTCTGCCCCGACAAGATCGACACCGAGGAGTGGCTGGAGGCCCACCGGGTAGCCCACCGCGTCGGGCTGCGGTCCAATGTCACGATCATGTTCGGGTCGGTCGAGCACCCCCGGCACTGGGCCCGCCACCTCATCCGAACCCGTGAGCTTCAGGTCGAGACCGGGGGCTTTACCGAGTTCGTGCCCTTGCCATTCGTGCACATGGCCAGCCCGATCTACCTGCAGCGGCAATCCCGCCGGGGACCCACCTGGCGCGAGGTCGTGTTGATGCACGCGGTCGGTCGGCTCGCCTATCGGGGTCTCATCGACAACATCCAGGCCTCCTGGGTGAAGCTGGGCCTCGGCGGGGCGCGCCAGTTGCTTCAGGCCGGGGTGAACGACCTGGGCGGCACGCTGATGGACGAGAACATCTCGCGGGCCGCCGGCGCCGAGCACGGGACGATGGCCACCGAGGCCGACTTCGCAGCCATCGCCGGCTCGCTCGACCGCAGCGTTCGGCAGCGTTCGACGCTCTACGGCACGGTCGACCCCCGGCGCGCCCCAGCCGGCGTGTAA
- a CDS encoding glycosyltransferase family 2 protein, whose protein sequence is MMAETPGCTAHAPPARRPVLSVVAPVFDEAAAIGEFHRRLIAALDHLDDISPDRCEVVYVDDGSTDGSDAELAALVDADPRVGVVTLSRNFGHQVAITAGLDRSGGDAVVIIDSDLQDPPELIAELVTQWRLGAQVVHAVRNERRGESRFKVATAKWFYRGIRRLTDLDIQLDAGDYRLLDRQVVEVLTSMRERHRFVRGMVAWAGFRQVCVAYDRSARYAGTTKYSMGRMVRLAINAVTSFSFVPLQLATLVGFLVATAALVAVPIVIVARALGSPFLSGQTTVLLVVLGLGGLQMMFLGVIGEYVGRIVEEVKARPLYVVVPQEHDDAGPVGDEPPDAAPALDKPAGDNRARHEEPS, encoded by the coding sequence ATGATGGCTGAGACACCCGGATGTACCGCACACGCGCCGCCGGCCCGCCGTCCCGTGTTGTCGGTGGTCGCACCGGTGTTTGACGAGGCCGCAGCGATTGGCGAATTTCATCGGCGGCTGATCGCCGCCCTGGACCACCTGGACGACATCTCACCCGACCGCTGCGAGGTCGTCTACGTCGACGACGGTTCGACCGACGGCTCGGACGCCGAGCTGGCGGCGCTCGTCGACGCCGACCCGCGGGTCGGCGTCGTCACCCTGTCGCGCAACTTCGGCCATCAGGTGGCGATCACCGCCGGGCTGGATCGCTCCGGCGGCGACGCGGTGGTCATCATCGACTCCGATCTCCAGGACCCACCCGAGCTGATCGCCGAGCTGGTCACCCAGTGGCGCCTCGGCGCCCAGGTCGTGCACGCCGTCCGCAACGAACGCCGGGGCGAGAGCCGCTTCAAGGTCGCCACCGCCAAGTGGTTTTACCGGGGCATCCGGCGCCTGACCGACCTCGACATCCAGCTCGACGCCGGGGATTACCGCCTGTTGGACCGCCAGGTGGTCGAGGTGCTCACCTCGATGCGCGAGCGGCACCGCTTCGTGCGGGGCATGGTCGCCTGGGCCGGTTTTCGACAGGTTTGTGTGGCGTACGACCGTTCGGCCCGGTACGCGGGGACGACCAAGTACTCGATGGGTCGCATGGTGCGCCTGGCGATCAACGCGGTCACGTCGTTCTCCTTCGTTCCCCTCCAGCTGGCCACCCTGGTCGGCTTCCTGGTCGCCACCGCCGCGCTGGTCGCCGTTCCGATCGTGATCGTCGCCCGAGCGTTGGGTTCGCCTTTTCTGTCCGGACAGACCACCGTGCTGCTGGTCGTCCTCGGCCTCGGGGGGTTGCAGATGATGTTTCTCGGGGTAATCGGCGAATACGTCGGGCGCATCGTCGAGGAGGTGAAGGCGCGTCCCCTCTACGTCGTGGTGCCCCAGGAGCACGACGACGCGGGCCCGGTCGGGGACGAACCTCCGGATGCAGCGCCGGCGCTGGACAAACCGGCGGGAGACAATCGGGCGAGGCACGAGGAGCCGTCGTGA
- the tal gene encoding transaldolase — MSQLIKLHEDCGQSPWLDNITRGWITSGEMRRWIDRGVRGITSNPTIFQKAMASADYDEELARLTRSGASVEEAYWQLVGSDISAAADLLSGVHESSGGVDGWVSVEVSPALAHDTEGTIEAARELSRNLALDNLYVKVPATAEGIEAIRVLTSEGIPVNVTLIFGLERYADVIEAYLSGLEAHKGTLSHISSVGSFFISRVDTEVDRRLTEVGTDDALDLLGTAAITQGKLAYQLAMTAFSGSRWDALEERGAKLQRPLWASTSTKNPDYPDTYYVDSLIGPNTVNTLPEATLEAFDDHGNLVSTLDASPEADQKRWEQLGELVDLDEVSAKLEAEGVASFATSFDDVLATLAERVGPSVDG; from the coding sequence GTGAGCCAGCTGATCAAACTGCACGAAGACTGCGGACAGAGCCCCTGGCTCGACAACATCACCCGAGGGTGGATCACCTCGGGTGAGATGCGTCGCTGGATCGACCGGGGCGTGCGGGGCATCACCTCCAACCCGACGATCTTCCAGAAGGCGATGGCCTCGGCCGATTACGACGAGGAGCTGGCACGCCTCACCCGCAGCGGCGCATCGGTCGAGGAGGCCTACTGGCAGCTGGTTGGCAGCGACATCTCGGCGGCCGCCGATCTGTTGTCCGGCGTGCACGAGAGTTCGGGCGGCGTCGATGGCTGGGTGTCGGTCGAGGTGTCACCTGCGCTGGCCCACGACACCGAGGGCACGATCGAGGCGGCCAGGGAGCTGTCCCGCAACCTCGCCCTGGACAACCTGTACGTCAAGGTGCCGGCGACCGCTGAGGGCATCGAGGCGATCCGGGTGCTCACTTCCGAGGGCATCCCGGTCAACGTCACGCTGATCTTCGGCCTCGAGCGGTACGCCGACGTGATCGAGGCCTACCTGAGCGGGCTCGAGGCCCACAAGGGCACCCTCAGCCACATCTCCAGCGTCGGATCGTTCTTCATCTCCCGGGTCGACACCGAGGTCGACCGGCGCTTGACCGAGGTAGGCACCGACGACGCGCTCGACCTGCTGGGCACAGCGGCGATCACCCAGGGCAAGCTGGCCTACCAGCTGGCGATGACGGCGTTCAGCGGTTCCCGCTGGGATGCCCTCGAGGAGCGCGGCGCCAAGCTGCAGCGACCCCTGTGGGCGTCGACGTCGACCAAGAACCCCGATTACCCCGACACCTATTACGTCGACTCGCTGATCGGCCCCAACACGGTCAACACCCTGCCGGAGGCCACCCTGGAGGCCTTCGACGATCACGGCAACCTGGTGTCCACCCTCGACGCCAGCCCGGAGGCAGACCAGAAGCGCTGGGAGCAGCTGGGCGAGCTGGTCGACCTCGACGAGGTATCGGCCAAGCTCGAGGCCGAGGGCGTGGCCAGCTTCGCCACGAGCTTCGACGACGTGCTCGCCACGTTGGCCGAGCGCGTCGGCCCCTCGGTCGACGGATAG